The region GTTCGTCGACGCGTACGGCGGCCCGATGTGGGACGTGCAACTCTCGGCGGCGTCGATGACCGCGCTCCCGGTCCTGGTCGTGTTCGTCATCGCGCAGCGGCAGTTCATCGAGGGCCTCGCTCACACCGGCCTGAAGGGATGACCGACCTGGGGCGTCCACGCGGCACTGCGGCGGATTCCGCGAAACTGTTATCCGGGTACGGCTGGCGAGTCTCCTGAGGTGGGGCGTTGGCGGGATCCCCCCACCGACGCGGCATCGAGCAGCGATGCGAGCACACGAAGGAGTCGAGACGATGCGCGCAACCGGCCAGGGTGAAGCGGACGCCGCGAGGGGCGGTCGGGGCGTCCACGCGGAACCCCGACGCGGGATGCTCGGCCGCCTTCCGCTCGGTGCGAGGCGTCTGCTGTGGCCGCTCGTCGTGGCCGCGGTGGTCGCCGTACTGGTCAGTGGGGTGGTCGTCGTGCTGCAGCCGACCGGGCCGACGCCCGCCCCGGCCGCGACGCAGGCGGTCGACGCGCCGCCGCCCACCGGCCCGGAGCTCGGCACACCCGCCGCTACCCCACCGACCGCCACGGCGAGCCCGACTGCGGTGACGTCCTCGGCGACACCGACGGCGAAGCCGACAACGAGGCGTCCGGTCGCCCCGGCGGCCCCGGCGGTGACCTCGAAGCGCAAGGGTGTCGGGGTGTGGACCTTCGACGGGGTCAGCCAGGCGCTGGCGAACTCCGGTGCCAGTTGGTACTACACCTGGGACGTGAAGCACCAGGGCGTCACCAGCCCGTCGGGCACCGAGTTCGTCCCGATGATCTGGGGGGCGAAGAGCGTCACCGCGAGCAATCTGCAACAGGCCAAGCAGAACGGCAAGTACCTGCTCGGCTTCAACGAGCCGGACCTCAAGGGCCAGGCGGAGATGACCGTGGAGCAGGCGCTGGACCTGTGGCCGCAGTTGCAGGCCACCGGCCTTCCGCTGGGCAGCCCGGCGGTGGCCTGGGGTGGTGACCGGCCGGGCGAGTGGCTCGACCGGTTCATGGCGGGCGCGAAGCAGCGCGGCTACCGCGTGGACTTCATCGCCCTGCACTGGTACGGCGGCGATTTCACCACCGCCAACGCGGTCAACCAGCTCAAGTCGTACCTCCAGGCCGTGCACGACCGGTACGGGCTGCCGATCTGGCTCACCGAGTTCGCCCTGATCGACTTCTCCAACGGCGTCCGCTTCCCGACCCAGGCACAGCAGGCCGCGTTCCTCACGGCGGCGACGAAGATGCTCGGCGGCCTGTCCTGGCTACAGCGGTACGCGTGGTTCGGCCTGCCCGCGACGGACAAGGACCAGACCGGGCTGTTCCGCACCGGCAGCGAGGCGACCGCCGTCGGTCGCGCGTACCAGGCGGCGCGGTAAGCACACCCGACACCGCTGGCGCGGCGGCGACGACGTGACCATACTCAGCGGACATGGAGAAGGCCCGTACCGAGTTGGGTCGGGACCTGGCGCACGCGCTGCGTACCGGTCCGTTCTCGGCGGCTCTCCACCTCGCCATCGAGGACCGCGGCATGCGGTTGGAGGAGATCCAGGACAAGTTGTCGGCGGGGGGTGTCAGCGTCAGCTTGACCACCCTGAGTTACTGGCGGCGCGGTCGCAGCCGCCCCGAGCGCCCAGAGTCGATCAAGGCGGTCCGGCTCCTCGAAGCGATCCTGTCGTTGCCGGCCGAGTCGTTGATCGTCCAACTCGGCCCGCGCCGACCCCGGGGCCGGTGGCTGAGCCAGCCACCGGGAACGATCGAGATCGACCGCCTCTTCGATGACGGCACCAGCGTCGCCAAGATGGTCGCCGAGGTGGACCGATGGCTCTATCACGAGCTGACCCGGCTCAGTCTGCACGACCTCTACGTCGTCGGCGACGAACGGCAGGAGATCAGCCTGACCTGCCGGCAGGTGCTGCGGGCCAACACCGACCGGGTGTCACGGACGGTAGGCATCTTTCGCACCGATGACCTGACCGCCTCGACACGAATCAACGCGGTCCGCAACTGCCGGGTCGGCCGGGTCCGTCACGAGAACGGCTCGGGCCTGCTCGTCGCTGAGATCATCTTTGACCGAATGCTCGCGCAGGGCGACACAGTGGTGATCGAGTACGAGTTCCTCAGCACCTCGCAACTGCCCACCGACAACTACTACCGGGGCTTCTCCACCCCGGTCAGCGAGTACGTGCTCCAGGTGCAGTTCGACCATGACGCCGTACCGGCGCGCTGTCACCGCTTCGAACGACGTGGCCTGCACGCGCCCGACCAGGGTGTGTGGGAGGCGTGGATCGGGTCCACCCACGGCGCCCACCTGATCGCCTCGGACGTCCCGCCGGGGATCGTGGGCATGCGCTGGGAGTGGGAGTGAGCGGCCGTCCGCCACTCACTCCCACCCGGGCCGCCGATCAGCTCGCGCTGATCGTCACGTCGTCGATGACGAAGCTGGTCTGATAGGACCAGTCCTCCACACCGTTGAACCTCAGCGTGGCGGTCTGCCCGGCGAACTGGCCGACGTTGACGACCTTCTCGACGTACCCGGTGGTCCTGTCCAGGTTCGAGTAGCTGCCCACTGTGGTGCCGCCGAGCGTGACGGTCAGCTTGTCGTAGGCCAGGTTCTCGTACTCCGCCGTGGTGATCCGGATCCAGAACCGCAGCGTCGCGTTGGTGCATCCGGCCGGGATCGTCACCGACTGCGAGACGGTGTCGGTCTGCACCGCGCCACCGCCGTTGAGCCAGGCGTTGCGGCTGCCGGAGCGCGCCGGGTACTGCGACCAGGTGCCGATCACGTTCGCCGTCGCGGTCCACGGCGAGGTGCCGCTCTCGAAGCCCGGGTTGCCGACGACCTGCGCCGGCGTGCAGCCACCGCCGCCACTGGTCACCGTCCAGGTGAAGGTCGCCATCGCGCTCCGGCTCGCCGCGTCGGTGAGGGTCACCGTGACGTTCGAGGTGCCCGCCGTGGTGGCGCTGCCGGTGATCCGCCCGGTGGACGCGCCGATGGTGAGGCCGGCCGGCAACCCCGAGGCGCTCCAGGTGTACGGGGTGGTACCGCCGCTGCC is a window of Micromonospora sp. WMMD961 DNA encoding:
- a CDS encoding glycoside hydrolase family protein, which encodes MRATGQGEADAARGGRGVHAEPRRGMLGRLPLGARRLLWPLVVAAVVAVLVSGVVVVLQPTGPTPAPAATQAVDAPPPTGPELGTPAATPPTATASPTAVTSSATPTAKPTTRRPVAPAAPAVTSKRKGVGVWTFDGVSQALANSGASWYYTWDVKHQGVTSPSGTEFVPMIWGAKSVTASNLQQAKQNGKYLLGFNEPDLKGQAEMTVEQALDLWPQLQATGLPLGSPAVAWGGDRPGEWLDRFMAGAKQRGYRVDFIALHWYGGDFTTANAVNQLKSYLQAVHDRYGLPIWLTEFALIDFSNGVRFPTQAQQAAFLTAATKMLGGLSWLQRYAWFGLPATDKDQTGLFRTGSEATAVGRAYQAAR